From one Musa acuminata AAA Group cultivar baxijiao chromosome BXJ2-6, Cavendish_Baxijiao_AAA, whole genome shotgun sequence genomic stretch:
- the LOC135614392 gene encoding uncharacterized protein At2g34160-like isoform X2 — MEIADGVDNLSVAADSQKKNGIQVSNTKKPLFFYVNLAKRYMQQHNEVELSALGMAIATVVTMAEIFKNNGLAIEKIKNIQRLQHLPLM, encoded by the exons ATGGAGATCGCGGACGGCGTTGACAATCTGAGCGTCGCCGCCGATTCCCAGAAGAAGAACGGCATCCAGGTCTCGAACACCAAGAAGCCACTCTTCTTCTACGTCAATCTCGCCAAG AGATACATGCAGCAGCACAATGAAGTGGAGCTTTCGGCTCTTGGAATGG CCATTGCAACTGTAGTCACCATGGCAgaaattttcaaaaacaatggTCTTGCTATTGAGAAGA TAAAAAATATCCAGAGATTACAACATCTACCTTTGATGTGA
- the LOC103974981 gene encoding aldehyde oxidase GLOX-like has translation MTGEHSGTGGSAMTSIMDHTKLIFLLLETVVAATAAGGGQWTLLQRSIGVSAMHMQLLHNDRVVVFDRTDFGPSNLSLPVGKCRNDPDEKALRVDCTAHSVEYDVAANTFRPLMLLTDAWCSSGTVAPDGTLVQTGGFNDGERASRTFRPCDDCRCNWVEVPQALAVRRWYATNQILPDGRAIVVGGRRQFNYEFYPKSPDASDLRTIALPFLRDTRDAVENNLYPFVHLNIDGNLFVFANNRAILLDYTKNTVVKTYPKMPGGEPRNYPSTGSSVLLPLKPSPKEAEVLICGGAPMGSYVQALQSRGFVRALDTCGRIKITEAAASWSMETMPVPRVMGDMVLLPSGEVLMINGAAAGTAGWELARDPVLTPVVYRPERPAGARFDIQSPSTTPRLYHSTAVLLRDGRVLVGGSNPNVNYNFSGVEFPTELSLEAFSPAYLSPAHSARRPRIVTSPSPLRLSYGKRFSLQFTAGAVGDEGVRVTMVAPSFATHSFSMNQRLLVLETEAAAKAADSGTYQVMAMAPASAILAPSGYYMVFVVNGGVPSESNWAHIQ, from the coding sequence ATGACGGGAGAGCACAGCGGTACTGGCGGATCAGCAATGACATCAATCATGGACCACACTAagctcatcttcctcctcctggAAACAGTGGTGGCTGCCACCGCCGCCGGTGGTGGGCAATGGACGCTCCTCCAGCGCAGCATCGGCGTCTCCGCCATGCACATGCAGCTCTTGCACAACGACCGCGTCGTCGTCTTCGACCGCACCGACTTCGGCCCCTCCAACCTCTCCCTTCCCGTCGGCAAATGCCGCAACGACCCCGACGAGAAGGCTCTCCGGGTCGACTGCACCGCGCATTCCGTCGAGTACGACGTGGCCGCCAACACCTTCCGCCCGCTCATGCTCTTGACCGACGCCTGGTGCTCCTCCGGCACCGTCGCCCCGGACGGCACCCTCGTCCAGACCGGCGGCTTCAACGACGGCGAGCGCGCCTCTCGCACGTTCCGCCCCTGCGACGACTGCCGCTGCAACTGGGTCGAGGTCCCACAGGCTCTGGCCGTACGCCGGTGGTACGCCACCAACCAGATCCTCCCTGACGGCCGGGCGATCGTCGTCGGAGGCCGACGCCAATTCAACTACGAGTTCTATCCCAAATCGCCGGATGCTTCCGACCTGCGCACCATTGCTTTACCCTTCCTCCGAGACACCAGAGACGCCGTAGAGAACAATCTCTATCCGTTCGTCCACCTCAACATCGACGGCAACCTCTTCGTTTTCGCCAACAACCGTGCCATCCTGCTCGACTACACGAAGAACACCGTGGTGAAGACTTACCCGAAAATGCCCGGCGGCGAACCCAGGAACTACCCGAGCACCGGATCGTCGGTTCTGCTGCCGCTGAAACCGTCGCCGAAGGAGGCCGAGGTGTTGATATGCGGCGGAGCACCGATGGGTTCGTACGTGCAAGCGTTGCAGAGCAGGGGCTTCGTTCGGGCGCTGGACACGTGTGGGAGGATTAAGATCACGGAAGCCGCCGCGTCCTGGTCCATGGAGACGATGCCCGTGCCGAGGGTCATGGGGGACATGGTGCTGCTGCCCAGCGGCGAAGTACTTATGATCAACGGCGCGGCGGCAGGGACCGCCGGGTGGGAGCTCGCCCGGGACCCGGTGCTGACGCCCGTCGTCTACCGCCCCGAGAGGCCCGCCGGCGCCCGTTTCGACATCCAGAGCCCCTCCACGACGCCCCGCCTCTACCATTCCACCGCGGTACTGCTGCGCGACGGCAGGGTGCTCGTCGGCGGGAGCAACCCCAACGTCAACTACAACTTCTCCGGCGTCGAGTTCCCGACCGAGCTCAGCTTGGAGGCCTTCTCTCCAGCCTACCTGAGCCCAGCGCACTCGGCACGACGGCCGCGTATCGTCACCTCGCCATCTCCGCTTCGGCTGAGCTACGGGAAACGATTCAGCTTACAGTTCACGGCCGGGGCGGTGGGCGACGAAGGAGTCCGGGTGACGATGGTTGCGCCGTCCTTCGCGACGCACTCGTTCTCGATGAACCAGAGGCTGCTTGTTCTGGAGACGGAGGCGGCGGCGAAGGCGGCCGACAGCGGCACCTATCAAGTGATGGCGATGGCGCCGGCGTCGGCCATTTTGGCGCCTTCAGGGTATTATATGGTGTTCGTGGTGAACGGTGGGGTGCCGAGCGAGAGCAATTGGGCCCATATACAGTGA
- the LOC135614391 gene encoding transcription factor HY5-like, which produces MFFARSPSPLSNRRSEAEYSKQPPSSSSSSSSSSSSSSPTRRRMLQDQATSSLHSSSERSSSPPPQMEVKEGLESDEEIRRVPDFGFEPPGPSTSDREATSMAGPDRAQSAAQPVPRRRGRRPADKEHTRLKRLLRNRVSAQQARERKKAYLNDLEAKAKDLEARNTELEERLSTLQNENNMLRQILKNTTVCRRGSNIGANEEGR; this is translated from the exons ATGTTCTTCGCTCGGTCTCCTTCCCCGCTCTCGAACCGTCGAAGTGAAGCCGAGTACTCGAAGCaacctccttcctcttcttcttcttcttcttcttcttcttcttcttcttcaccgacGAGGAGGAGGATGCTGCAGGATCAGGCGACCAGCTCCCTTCATTCGAGCAGCGAGAGGTCCTCTAGCCCCCCGCCTCAGATGGAAGTCAAAGAAG GACTGGAGAGCGACGAGGAGATCAGGAGAGTTCCGGATTTCGGATTCGAGCCGCCCGGCCCGTCGACCTCCGACCGGGAGGCCACTTCGATGGCTGGTCCGGACCGGGCCCAGTCCGCCGCCCAGCCCGTCCCGCGGCGGAGAGGAAGGCGCCCCGCCGACAAGGAGCACACTCGGCTGAAGAG GTTGCTGAGGAATCGAGTGTCAGCTCAGCAAGCAAGGGAGAGGAAGAAAGCTTACCTGAATGATTTGGAGGCCAAGGCGAAGGATTTGGAGGCCAGGAACACAGAACTGGAGGAGAGGTTGTCCACGTTGCAGAATGAGAACAACATGCTGAGACAA ATCCTGAAAAACACTACTGTTTGTAGGAGAGGATCTAATATTGGTGCCAATGAGGAAGGCAGGTAG
- the LOC135614390 gene encoding eukaryotic translation initiation factor 3 subunit F-like, producing the protein MAVLQFFPPSSPVVSARLHPVVLFSICDCYVRRPDQADRVIGTLLGTVSGGVVEIKNSYAVPHNESADQVALDVEYHRNMYMSHLKVNPKEVLVGWYSTGFGVSGGSALIHDFYVKELKDSTKDIREAQNSVPPVHLTVDTVFSNGEASIKAYMSVNLSLGDRSLAAQFQEIPLDLRMIEAERVGFDIFKKTAVDKLPNDLEGMEASMERLYALIDDAYKYVDDVVEGRVNPDNDIGRFLSDTLASVPKMSPIAFDKVFNDRVQDNLALVYLSSLIRAQLGIAEKLNTAAQVL; encoded by the exons ATGGCGGTGCTGCAGTTCTTCCCGCCGTCGTCTCCGGTCGTGTCGGCGAGGTTGCACCCGGTCGTCCTCTTCAGCATCTGCGACTGCTACGTCCGGCGCCCCGACCAGGCCGACCGCGTCATTGGAACCCTCCTCGGCACCGTCTCCGGTGGCGTCGTTGAGATCAAGAACTCCTACGCCGTCCCCCACAACGAGTCCGCCGACCAG GTTGCACTGGATGTTGAGTACCATCGCAACATGTATATGTCCCACCTAAAAGTGAATCCCAAGGAAGTACTAGTTGGATG GTATTCAACTGGCTTTGGTGTTTCTGGTGGGAGTGCATTAATACATGACTTCTATGTAAAAGAACTTAAAGATTCCACAAAAGATATCAGGGAAGCACAGAATTCTGTTCCACCTGTTCATCTTACTGTTGACACTGTATTCAGCAATGGAGAGGCTTCCATAAAAGCTTATATGTCTGTTAATTTGTCTCTTGGGGATAGATCACTTGCAGCACAATTTCAAGAAATTCCTCTTGATTTGAGGATGATTGAAGCCGAGCGAGTTGGAT TTGACATCTTTAAGAAAACTGCTGTTGACAAGCTCCCCAATGACTTGGAAGGAATGGAAGCCTCAATGGAGAGATTATATGCTCTGATTGATGATGCTTACAAATATGTTGATGATGTTGTG GAAGGACGGGTGAACCCGGATAACGATATCGGGAGATTTCTTTCTGACACCTTGGCTTCAGTTCCAAAAATGTCTCCAATAGCTTTTGACAAGGTCTTCAATGACAGAGTTCAG GACAACCTTGCATTGGTTTACTTGTCAAGCCTCATTCGAGCACAACTGGGCATCGCAGAAAAGCTGAACACAGCTGCTCAGGTCCTGTGA
- the LOC135614392 gene encoding uncharacterized protein At2g34160-like isoform X3, with translation MEIADGVDNLSVAADSQKKNGIQVSNTKKPLFFYVNLAKRYMQQHNEVELSALGMAIATVVTMAEIFKNNGLAIEKR, from the exons ATGGAGATCGCGGACGGCGTTGACAATCTGAGCGTCGCCGCCGATTCCCAGAAGAAGAACGGCATCCAGGTCTCGAACACCAAGAAGCCACTCTTCTTCTACGTCAATCTCGCCAAG AGATACATGCAGCAGCACAATGAAGTGGAGCTTTCGGCTCTTGGAATGG CCATTGCAACTGTAGTCACCATGGCAgaaattttcaaaaacaatggTCTTGCTATTGAGAAGA GATGA
- the LOC135614389 gene encoding geranylgeranyl pyrophosphate synthase 7, chloroplastic-like, with product MANTMPCLLGNPLLKPGVRNGHMSATRRFVEVRCVPARPDIGLNKKDMGEGIETFNLKEYMADKARLVNEALDMAVPLRYPHKIHESMRYTLLAGGKRVRPILALASCELVGGDERVAVPVACATEMIHAMSLIHDDLPCMDNDDLRRGQPTNHRAFGEDTAILAGNALLSLAFEHVAARTTGVPAERVLWAVSELGSTVGSQGLVGGQIVDIASEGKEVDLEVLEYIHTHKTARLLEAGAVCGAIVGGGGDAEVERIRSYARCVGLLFQVVDDILDVTKTSEELGKTAGKDQARDKTTYPKLLGLDKAREFAQTLMRKAMDELAGFERLRAAPLYHLAHDIANRHN from the coding sequence ATGGCCAACACTATGCCTTGTCTCCTTGGCAACCCCCTCCTGAAGCCCGGTGTGAGGAATGGCCATATGTCTGCGACTCGCCGATTCGTCGAGGTGAGATGCGTTCCCGCCCGGCCGGACATCGGACTCAACAAGAAGGACATGGGTGAGGGAATCGAGACGTTCAACTTGAAGGAGTACATGGCCGATAAGGCCCGGCTGGTGAACGAGGCCCTGGACATGGCCGTTCCCCTCCGCTACCCCCATAAGATCCACGAGTCCATGCGCTACACCCTCCTCGCCGGCGGCAAGCGCGTCCGCCCCATCCTCGCCCTCGCCTCTTGCGAGCTCGTGGGCGGCGACGAGAGAGTCGCGGTCCCAGTGGCTTGCGCCACCGAGATGATCCACGCCATGTCCCTCATCCACGACGACCTCCCCTGCATGGACAACGACGACCTTCGCCGGGGCCAGCCCACCAACCACCGAGCCTTCGGCGAGGACACCGCCATCCTCGCCGGCAACGCCCTCCTCTCCCTGGCTTTCGAGCACGTCGCGGCGCGCACCACCGGCGTGCCGGCCGAGAGGGTCCTCTGGGCTGTCTCGGAGCTCGGGTCCACCGTGGGGTCGCAGGGGCTAGTCGGGGGCCAGATCGTTGATATCGCGAGCGAGGGGAAGGAGGTGGACCTCGAGGTGCTGGAGTACATTCACACCCACAAGACGGCGCGGCTGCTCGAAGCGGGGGCCGTGTGCGGGGCCATCGTGGGCGGCGGTGGAGACGCCGAGGTGGAGAGAATCCGGAGCTACGCGCGCTGCGTCGGGCTGCTCTTCCAGGTGGTGGACGACATCCTGGACGTAACGAAGACGTCGGAGGAGCTCGGCAAGACGGCGGGGAAGGACCAGGCGAGAGACAAGACAACGTATCCCAAGCTGCTTGGCCTCGACAAGGCCCGGGAGTTCGCGCAGACGCTGATGCGCAAGGCGATGGACGAACTCGCGGGGTTCGAACGCCTCCGCGCCGCGCCGCTCTATCATCTCGCCCACGACATAGCCAACCGGCACAACTGA
- the LOC103987013 gene encoding EIN3-binding F-box protein 1, translating to MAALVNCAGNDDIGPGGPLFSNLMDSSLLLSLTYKFDAYCPPSKRSRITPLICKAGEKTANEKQQPRSIDTLPDECLFEILRRLPGDKERSNSACVSKRWLMLLCSIRSSELAARKKHRNESVKKPLPDLNKDVSEDEQESENNGYLTRRLDAEEATDIRLASIALGTCSRGGLGKLLIRGSNSTRVTDVGLSAIAHGCPSLRALSMWKVPLITDAGLSEIADGCPLLEKLDLCQCPQVSDRGLIAVAQKCPKLTSFTIESCSSIGNEGLQAIGRCCPKLKSVTIKNCPHVGDQGITSLVSSASSSLERIKLQTLSISDVALAVIGHYGKNIIDLSLSGLQNVYEKGFWVMGSTLGLRKLRSISITCCNGLTDIALQAIAKGSPFLKHLFVRKSCYLSDSGLSAFAESAKELENLHLEDCNQITLIGVLGALSKCSPQLKSLSLVRCLGIKDTAFAPVQLPSCMSLRSLTIRDCPGVSSASLQVVGKICPQLQNIDLSGQVGVTDTFLLPLIKSSDVGFVQVNLNGCVNVTDDLVTTLVKAHGSTLKMLNLRGCKKITDRSLLAIADGCSVIEDLDLSSCSVSDYGVAVLASARQLQLQILSLASCSKVTVKSLPFLGNLGQSMVGLNLQHCSLISTRGMKLLEEKLWWCDIIS from the exons ATGGCGGCGCTCGTCAACTGCGCAG GCAACGATGATATCGGCCCTGGTGGCCCTCTTTTCTCAAACCTCATGGATTCGAGCCTCCTGCTATCTCTCACCTATAAATTTGATGCCTACTGCCCGCCTAGTAAGAGGTCTCGGATCACTCCTCTTATTTGCAAAGCAGGAGAAAAAACTGCAAATGAAAAGCAGCAGCCCCGATCGATCGACACCCTTCCTGACGAATGCCTCTTTGAGATCCTCCGGCGGTTACCAGGAGATAAGGAAAGGAGCAACTCTGCTTGTGTCTCTAAGCGCTGGCTTATGCTGCTGTGCAGCATCCGTTCTTCTGAGCTCGCTGCTAGGAAGAAGCATAGGAATGAATCCGTGAAGAAACCCTTGCCTGATCTGAACAAAGATGTGTCTGAAGACGAGCAGGAAAGTGAGAACAATGGGTATCTTACCAGGCGCTTGGATGCAGAGGAAGCTACAGATATTAGACTTGCTTCCATCGCCCTTGGAACCTGTAGCCGTGGTGGGTTAGGCAAGCTTCTCATCCGAGGAAGCAATTCGACTCGGGTCACTGATGTTGGGCTTTCTGCAATTGCTCATGGTTGCCCTTCCCTTCGGGCCCTATCTATGTGGAAGGTACCATTGATAACTGATGCTGGCCTATCAGAGATTGCAGATGGATGCCCGCTGCTGGAAAAGCTTGACCTCTGCCAGTGCCCACAGGTTTCGGACAGGGGCTTGATAGCTGTTGCTCAGAAGTGCCCCAAGTTGACATCGTTCACAATTGAATCTTGCTCAAGCATCGGTAATGAAGGTCTGCAGGCTATTGGTCGGTGCTGTCCAAAATTAAAGTCCGTTACCATAAAAAACTGCCCACATGTTGGTGACCAAGGAATTACAAGCTTGGTCTCTTCAGCATCTTCTTCCCTGGAAAGGATAAAACTTCAGACCTTGTCCATCAGTGATGTCGCTCTTGCAGTCATTGGTCACTATGGGAAAAATATAATTGACTTATCCCTGTCTGGTCTCCAGAATGTTTATGAGAAGGGATTCTGGGTTATGGGAAGTACTCTTGGCTTGAGGAAGTTGAGGTCCATCAGTATCACTTGTTGCAACGGGCTCACTGATATAGCCTTGCAAGCTATTGCCAAGGGTTCCCCCTTCCTGAAGCATCTCTTTGTTCGCAAGTCTTGCTACCTGTCTGATTCTGGTTTGAGTGCTTTTGCTGAAAGTGCAAAGGAACTTGAGAATTTGCACCTTGAGGATTGTAATCAGATCACTCTTATAGGTGTCCTCGGTGCTCTTTCGAAATGCAGTCCCCAGTTGAAGTCTCTAAGTCTGGTGAGATGCTTGGGCATCAAAGACACAGCTTTTGCCCCAGTGCAACTGCCATCTTGCATGTCTCTTAGGTCTCTGACTATTCGTGACTGTCCAGGAGTCAGTAGTGCTAGCTTACAAGTGGTAGGGAAGATCTGCCCCCAGTTACAGAATATAGACTTGAGTGGACAAGTTGGAGTGACTGACACATTTCTCCTCCCTTTGATCAAGAGTTCTGATGTCGGCTTTGTGCAGGTCAATCTGAATGGTTGTGTTAATGTGACAGATGATTTGGTAACTACGCTGGTTAAGGCACATGGAAGTACTCTGAAGATGCTTAATCTTCGTGGTTGTAAGAAGATCACTGATAGAAGCCTCCTGGCAATTGCAGATGGTTGTTCTGTGATTGAGGACCTTGATTTGTCCAGTTGCTCTGTGAGTGATTATGGTGTTGCAGTCCTGGCATCAGCAAGGCAGCTTCAGCTGCAGATTCTCTCTCTTGCAAGTTGCTCAAAGGTCACAGTGAAGAGTCTGCCATTCTTGGGGAACTTGGGACAGTCCATGGTGGGCCTGAATCTCCAGCACTGCAGCTTGATCAGCACCCGGGGTATGAAGTTGCTCGAGGAGAAGCTATGGTGGTGTGATATCATTTCCTAG
- the LOC135614392 gene encoding uncharacterized protein At2g34160-like isoform X1, which yields MEIADGVDNLSVAADSQKKNGIQVSNTKKPLFFYVNLAKRYMQQHNEVELSALGMAIATVVTMAEIFKNNGLAIEKIVLSVKNIQRLQHLPLM from the exons ATGGAGATCGCGGACGGCGTTGACAATCTGAGCGTCGCCGCCGATTCCCAGAAGAAGAACGGCATCCAGGTCTCGAACACCAAGAAGCCACTCTTCTTCTACGTCAATCTCGCCAAG AGATACATGCAGCAGCACAATGAAGTGGAGCTTTCGGCTCTTGGAATGG CCATTGCAACTGTAGTCACCATGGCAgaaattttcaaaaacaatggTCTTGCTATTGAGAAGA TTGTTCTTTCAGTAAAAAATATCCAGAGATTACAACATCTACCTTTGATGTGA
- the LOC135581944 gene encoding 14-3-3-like protein, translating to MPPVESPREENVYMAKLAEQAERYEEMMEFMEKVVKTINGQELTVEERNLLSVAYKNVIGARRASWRIISSIEQKEESRGNEDHVALIKEYSGKVEAELSKICDGILKLLDSHLTPSATSAESKVFYLKMKGDYHRYLAEFKTGAERKEAAESTLLAYKSAQDIALAELASTHPIRLGLALNFSVFYYEILNSPDRACSLAKQAFDEAISDLDTLGEESYKDSTLIMQLLRDNLTLWTSDITEDGADEINEAPKKESEEGQ from the exons ATGCCTCCGGTGGAGTCGCCCCGCGAGGAGAATGTGTACATGGCCAAGCTGGCGGAGCAGGCGGAGCGGTACGAGGAGATGATGGAGTTCATGGAGAAGGTGGTGAAGACCATCAACGGGCAGGAGCTTACCGTGGAGGAGCGTAACCTCCTCTCCGTGGCCTACAAGAACGTGATTGGAGCTCGTCGCGCGTCCTGGCGGATCATCTCCTCCATCGAGCAGAAGGAGGAGAGCCGCGGCAACGAAGATCACGTCGCCTTGATCAAGGAGTACAGTGGAAAGGTCGAGGCCGAGCTCAGCAAGATCTGCGATGGGATCCTGAAGCTGCTTGATTCCCACCTCACTCCTTCCGCCACCAGTGCAGAGTCCAAGGTGTTTTACCTTAAGATGAAGGGTGACTACCACAG GTACCTTGCGGAATTCAAGACTGGAGCTGAGAGGAAAGAAGCAGCTGAAAGCACTCTTTTGGCATACAAATCTGCGCAG GATATTGCTTTAGCTGAACTGGCTTCCACTCATCCTATAAGACTGGGGCTAGCACTCAACTTCTCTGTGTTCTATTACGAGATTCTTAACTCTCCAGACCGAGCTTGCAGCCTTGCCAAGCAG GCATTTGATGAAGCAATCTCTGACCTTGATACCTTGGGTGAAGAATCATACAAGGACAGTACTTTGATTATGCAGCTTCTCCGAGATAACTTGACATTGTGGACATCTGATATTACG GAGGATGGAGCTGATGAGATCAACGAAGCCCCAAAGAAGGAATCAGAAGAGGGCCAGTGA